The following proteins are encoded in a genomic region of Dokdonia donghaensis DSW-1:
- a CDS encoding response regulator has product MEYKALLIDDSKPVSYFNKVVLERSAKFSSIEVARNGLEAIEALDAGYLADIIFLDINMPVMNGWEFLEHYQQRANHNIPIILLLATMPRQAEQDKLATYPFVKGVKKKMLSPEMLEEVIDQMISV; this is encoded by the coding sequence TTGGAGTATAAAGCCTTATTGATTGATGACAGTAAACCTGTATCCTATTTTAACAAAGTTGTATTAGAAAGATCTGCTAAATTTTCTTCCATTGAAGTAGCGAGAAATGGGCTTGAAGCTATTGAAGCTTTAGATGCTGGTTACCTAGCCGATATTATTTTTTTGGATATTAATATGCCAGTAATGAATGGTTGGGAATTTTTAGAACATTACCAGCAGCGAGCAAATCATAATATCCCTATTATATTGCTTCTTGCAACGATGCCGAGACAGGCAGAACAAGATAAACTAGCGACTTACCCATTTGTAAAAGGGGTAAAGAAAAAAATGCTTTCACCAGAGATGCTTGAAGAGGTGATCGATCAAATGATCTCAGTTTAA
- a CDS encoding response regulator: MKRVLLIDDDKAVNFFNKRVVVGHSGFEHIKTVQSGKDGLLFLEQVLSGDEIKPDIIFLDINMPAMNGWEFLDHYELFNEDFRSDIQVIILSSSSNPEHVKKSIVNYEVLDFINKPLSIRILDGVLETVNDASLRLANNK, translated from the coding sequence ATGAAGAGAGTCCTCTTGATAGATGACGATAAGGCTGTAAATTTCTTTAATAAGCGAGTAGTCGTAGGCCACTCGGGATTTGAGCACATTAAAACAGTGCAAAGCGGAAAAGACGGGCTGTTATTTTTAGAACAAGTGCTATCTGGCGATGAGATAAAACCAGACATCATTTTTCTAGATATTAATATGCCAGCTATGAATGGCTGGGAGTTTTTAGATCACTATGAACTTTTTAATGAAGATTTTAGAAGTGACATACAAGTGATTATCCTTTCTAGCTCTTCAAACCCAGAACACGTAAAAAAATCTATAGTAAATTATGAAGTTCTCGACTTTATAAATAAGCCGCTTTCAATCAGAATACTAGATGGCGTTTTAGAAACCGTAAATGACGCTTCCCTAAGGCTCGCAAATAATAAATAA
- a CDS encoding TonB-dependent receptor, which yields MCNVIAIMPKYTKSLLFLFFIISTVSYSQTRAKIVGVVTDNYGVLPGALVSIEGYNKSTQTDIDGAFSFEVDEGEYVLSASFVMYNVQYNTVVLKAGDIKEINFKLETGFSADEPISLGTRSDPVSSFQNTASVDIISPQQISNSPQIELSQILHYLAPSFYSTHQTIADGTDHIDPATLRGLGTDQVLVLINGKRRHNSSLLNVNGTIGRGAVGTDFNAIPVSAIERIEILRDGATSQYGSDAIAGVINIVLKKQTNAITLDNLVKINQEGDGLTQFAGANFGMKIGKEGFLNLTGEYRKREATNRAGNYTGSVYVDNAEEDASLIEENNFYTQTGYSDRRVMQIGNAETQNLAIHFNGEIKVSDSAKVYLNGGRNYREGKSAGFYRFPKDQDRVITDLFPNGFSPQILTDIQDDAVTLGIKGVKREWTIDFSHSIGTNSLDYTVNNSNNASMGVASPTTFYAGGFLYSQNTSNLDLSKSFEWRSGLNFSFGGELRVENYQIGAGEEASYIDGGSVFINENGEEVPRIAGAQVFPGIQPDNELNKFRTNSSFYVDVEANVTDQWLVQGAARNENYNNFGNQIIWKLASRYKVYENTSIRGGIATGFRAPSLHQVFFQNISTQFIDGDIVQVGTFNNESALTAQAFNVDKLRPELSNHYSAGLSSKINDYLSVSLDYYYISIQDRIVLSGRIAEGYENILDPFGVGAAQFFTNAIDTKTSGFDASVVFKKSLGLGYIESSLGFNVNNTKVGSDIRVPEAFEGAEEVIFNREEIGRLEKGQPGYKLSFRNFYDVQKLRIQLNNTLFGPVTYFHPEDGNSNNWVLNEFTGNIESRDQKFSPKIITDLSIDYQFSSRVRAAIGGNNILNVYPDEHTHSSNTSNGNFIYSRRVGQFGVQGANYFIKVAVKL from the coding sequence ATGTGTAATGTTATAGCTATAATGCCTAAGTATACTAAGTCCTTACTATTTCTTTTCTTTATAATTTCAACAGTAAGTTATAGTCAAACTAGAGCAAAAATTGTTGGTGTAGTTACAGATAATTATGGCGTGCTTCCTGGAGCATTAGTCTCAATAGAGGGCTATAATAAATCAACACAAACAGATATAGATGGAGCCTTTAGTTTTGAAGTAGATGAGGGAGAGTATGTCTTATCTGCAAGTTTTGTAATGTATAATGTACAGTACAACACCGTCGTTTTAAAAGCGGGGGATATTAAGGAGATTAATTTTAAACTAGAAACTGGTTTTTCGGCAGATGAGCCTATTTCTCTTGGTACTAGATCAGACCCAGTCTCTTCGTTTCAAAACACAGCCTCTGTAGATATTATTTCGCCACAGCAAATTTCTAATTCTCCGCAAATAGAGCTTAGCCAGATCCTTCATTATCTCGCTCCTTCATTTTATTCAACACATCAAACCATAGCAGATGGTACAGATCATATAGATCCTGCAACACTTCGTGGTTTAGGTACAGATCAAGTACTTGTATTAATTAATGGTAAGAGAAGGCACAATAGCTCATTACTTAATGTAAACGGCACAATAGGCAGAGGAGCTGTAGGAACAGATTTTAATGCAATACCAGTAAGCGCAATTGAAAGAATAGAGATTTTAAGAGATGGGGCAACTTCTCAGTATGGATCTGATGCTATTGCTGGTGTAATCAATATCGTATTAAAGAAACAGACCAATGCAATCACACTTGATAATTTAGTAAAAATTAATCAAGAGGGTGATGGTCTTACTCAGTTTGCGGGAGCAAATTTTGGGATGAAAATAGGTAAAGAAGGATTTTTAAATCTAACTGGAGAGTACAGAAAGAGGGAAGCAACAAACCGAGCTGGTAATTATACAGGCAGTGTTTATGTAGATAATGCAGAAGAAGACGCTAGTCTCATTGAAGAGAATAATTTTTATACTCAAACAGGTTACTCAGACAGAAGGGTAATGCAAATAGGAAATGCTGAGACTCAAAATCTCGCAATTCATTTTAACGGCGAAATTAAAGTCTCAGATAGTGCGAAGGTTTATCTTAATGGTGGTAGAAATTATAGAGAAGGAAAGAGTGCTGGTTTTTATAGATTTCCAAAAGATCAGGACCGTGTGATAACAGATTTATTTCCTAATGGATTTTCGCCTCAAATTCTTACAGATATTCAAGATGATGCGGTTACGCTAGGCATAAAAGGTGTCAAACGCGAGTGGACTATAGACTTTAGCCATTCTATAGGTACAAATTCTCTCGATTATACGGTTAATAATTCTAACAATGCATCTATGGGTGTGGCTTCACCTACAACTTTTTATGCTGGAGGGTTTTTATATAGTCAGAACACATCAAATCTAGATCTATCTAAGTCTTTTGAATGGCGTTCTGGGCTTAATTTTTCTTTTGGAGGTGAGCTTAGAGTAGAAAATTATCAGATAGGCGCAGGAGAAGAAGCCTCTTATATAGATGGAGGAAGTGTCTTTATAAATGAAAATGGAGAAGAAGTACCTAGAATTGCTGGAGCTCAAGTTTTTCCTGGTATACAGCCAGACAATGAGCTTAATAAGTTTAGAACAAATAGCTCTTTTTATGTAGATGTAGAGGCAAATGTTACAGACCAATGGCTAGTACAAGGAGCAGCGAGAAATGAAAATTATAATAACTTCGGGAATCAAATTATCTGGAAACTCGCCTCACGTTACAAGGTATATGAAAATACCAGTATAAGAGGAGGCATCGCAACAGGCTTTAGAGCACCCTCATTACATCAAGTTTTTTTTCAGAATATAAGCACACAATTTATAGATGGAGATATTGTGCAAGTGGGTACATTTAATAATGAGAGTGCCCTTACCGCACAGGCTTTTAATGTAGATAAGTTAAGGCCCGAGCTCTCTAACCACTATAGCGCAGGTTTAAGTAGTAAGATTAATGATTACCTATCTGTCTCGCTGGACTACTATTATATTTCTATACAAGATAGAATTGTTCTCTCTGGTAGAATTGCAGAGGGTTATGAGAATATTCTTGATCCTTTTGGAGTAGGAGCAGCTCAGTTCTTTACAAATGCTATAGACACAAAAACCTCAGGTTTTGATGCCTCTGTCGTATTTAAAAAATCTCTAGGGTTAGGTTATATAGAAAGTTCTCTAGGCTTCAACGTAAACAATACTAAAGTAGGGAGCGACATTAGAGTTCCAGAGGCTTTTGAGGGGGCAGAAGAGGTTATTTTTAATAGAGAAGAAATAGGACGCCTTGAAAAAGGACAACCCGGTTATAAGCTTAGTTTTAGAAATTTTTATGACGTTCAAAAACTCCGTATTCAACTTAATAACACATTGTTTGGGCCAGTAACGTATTTCCATCCAGAAGATGGCAACTCAAATAATTGGGTTCTCAATGAGTTTACTGGCAATATAGAGTCAAGAGATCAAAAATTCTCGCCAAAGATCATTACAGACCTTTCTATAGATTATCAGTTCAGCTCTAGAGTAAGAGCAGCGATAGGGGGAAATAACATCTTAAATGTGTATCCAGATGAGCATACCCATTCTTCAAATACAAGTAATGGAAACTTTATTTATAGTAGGAGGGTAGGTCAGTTTGGTGTACAGGGAGCAAATTATTTTATTAAAGTCGCTGTGAAGCTGTAA
- a CDS encoding YfiR/HmsC family protein — protein sequence MMRSVSFFKIVINYLFIGVSIILNAQQQPSQVSRVQRAIYIFNIAQQVSWPEPLEEQFVIGVLGPDRTLIDLRAMAQQRRVQDRQVAVVNFLSIKDIQDVDVLYVNRKYNYQMPYVLQSLENKGVLVIAEDYLFNSSMINIVRVGETFRHQINQGLLSQNSFKVAPSLQSYAIANSEKWQALFEEAQDSLQTVLANAKEKDEVINRQERELLSQNEIIDTIQEIVKYKDNSIQELREVDKLQKKTIEDKREIAQQLEIKIKNQLRELDKQEVVLQNSKREIKLRQDSIEVQKVSISDQKKVLLEQSSELDLRATVNWLLTGIALLFLIAGFVLYKNYRTKKILIEQLTIQNATILKQKEELSQKNEDLEQFAYIASHDLQEPLNTISSFIGLIRGDYGEQFDEVGLQSLEFIEEASDRMAKLINMLLEYSRIGKTRIFTQVDTHKVLQDLEKDITSLVSRTGATINYTQLPVVSGSEVELRLLFQNLITNALKFCPEDRRPILNISTTKVSNVDNPSKGMWQFSFSDNGIGIHQAHQDRIFSIFQRLHTNDEYEGTGIGLAHCKKIVSIHKGSIWLDSELGKGTTFYFTIPYGI from the coding sequence ATGATGAGGTCGGTTTCATTTTTTAAAATAGTTATTAACTACCTCTTTATAGGGGTATCTATTATTCTAAATGCACAGCAACAACCCAGCCAAGTCTCGAGAGTACAAAGAGCCATTTATATATTTAATATAGCGCAGCAAGTAAGCTGGCCAGAACCGCTAGAAGAGCAGTTTGTAATAGGCGTGCTGGGCCCAGACAGAACGCTTATTGACCTCAGAGCAATGGCTCAACAAAGAAGAGTACAAGACAGACAGGTTGCTGTAGTAAACTTTTTATCCATAAAAGATATTCAAGATGTAGATGTACTTTATGTAAATAGAAAGTACAATTACCAGATGCCGTATGTCTTACAATCCCTAGAGAATAAGGGAGTGCTAGTTATTGCAGAAGACTACCTATTTAATTCCTCAATGATTAACATAGTGCGGGTAGGAGAAACTTTTAGACACCAGATTAATCAAGGCTTATTAAGCCAAAATAGCTTTAAGGTAGCCCCGTCACTACAGTCATATGCAATTGCAAATTCAGAAAAATGGCAAGCACTTTTTGAAGAGGCGCAAGATTCTCTCCAGACAGTTCTTGCAAATGCAAAAGAAAAGGATGAGGTAATTAATCGTCAAGAACGTGAGTTGTTAAGTCAAAACGAAATTATAGATACCATACAAGAAATTGTAAAGTATAAAGACAACTCTATACAAGAGTTGAGAGAAGTAGATAAACTACAAAAGAAAACTATAGAAGACAAAAGGGAGATTGCACAGCAGCTTGAGATCAAAATCAAAAATCAATTAAGAGAACTAGATAAGCAAGAAGTTGTTTTACAAAATAGCAAGAGAGAAATCAAGCTTAGGCAAGACAGTATTGAGGTGCAAAAAGTAAGTATAAGTGATCAAAAAAAGGTGTTGCTCGAGCAGTCTTCAGAGTTAGACCTAAGAGCTACTGTAAACTGGTTACTTACAGGTATAGCCCTATTATTTCTTATTGCTGGTTTTGTACTATACAAGAATTATCGCACAAAAAAGATACTTATAGAGCAACTCACTATTCAGAATGCAACCATACTTAAGCAAAAAGAAGAATTGAGTCAAAAAAACGAAGACCTAGAACAATTTGCATACATAGCCAGTCACGATTTACAAGAACCTCTTAATACTATTTCAAGCTTTATAGGCCTCATAAGAGGAGATTATGGAGAACAGTTTGATGAGGTGGGTCTACAGAGTCTAGAATTTATAGAAGAAGCAAGCGATCGTATGGCTAAGCTTATAAATATGCTTCTTGAGTATTCTAGAATAGGTAAAACAAGAATTTTTACTCAGGTTGACACACATAAAGTATTACAAGATTTAGAGAAAGACATTACATCACTTGTATCACGCACAGGTGCCACCATAAATTACACACAACTGCCAGTGGTATCTGGTTCTGAAGTAGAGCTGCGCTTGTTGTTCCAAAACTTAATTACAAATGCACTCAAGTTTTGCCCAGAAGACAGGCGCCCCATTCTCAATATAAGCACAACAAAAGTGAGTAATGTAGATAACCCATCAAAAGGTATGTGGCAGTTTTCTTTTTCAGATAATGGTATCGGTATACATCAAGCACATCAAGATCGTATTTTCTCCATCTTTCAGCGACTACATACTAATGATGAGTATGAGGGAACCGGTATTGGTCTTGCTCACTGTAAAAAGATTGTAAGTATCCATAAGGGAAGCATTTGGCTAGACTCAGAGCTTGGTAAAGGGACCACCTTTTACTTCACAATACCCTACGGTATATAA